In one Mustela lutreola isolate mMusLut2 chromosome 8, mMusLut2.pri, whole genome shotgun sequence genomic region, the following are encoded:
- the LOC131839880 gene encoding large ribosomal subunit protein eL39-like produces the protein MSSHKTFRIKRFLAKKQKQNRPIPQWIRMKTSNKIRYNSKRRHWRETKLGL, from the coding sequence ATGTCTTCTCACAAGACTTTCAGGATCAAGCGATTCCtggccaagaaacaaaagcagaatcgtCCCATTCCCCAGTGGATTCGGATGAAAACTAGTAATAAAATCAGGTACAACTCCAAGAGGAGGCACTGGAGGGAAACCAAGCTGGGTCTCTAA